One stretch of Pseudomonas sp. NC02 DNA includes these proteins:
- a CDS encoding DUF1329 domain-containing protein, whose protein sequence is MRKMILQCGVLALSLLAANVMAAVSPEEAAKLGTTLTPVGAEKAGNADGSIPAWTGGIPKNAGAVDSKGFLADPFANEKPLFVITAATVDQYKDKLSEGQVAMFKRYPQTYKIPVYPTHRTVNLPPEIYESIKRSALNVHAINDGNGLENFTGNRYYAFPIPKNGVEVLWNHITRYHGGNLRRIITQATPQTNGSYTPIRFEEEVAVPQLIPDMDPVKGANVLTFFKQSVTAPARLAGNVLLVHETLDQVKEPRLAWVYNAGQRRVRRAPQVAYDGPGTAADGLRTSDNFDMFSGAPDRYDWKLVGKKEMYIPYNSYKLDSPTLKYDDIIKAGHINQDLTRYELHRVWEVVGTVKPSERHIYAKRHMYIDEDSWQVALVDHYDGRGQLWRVAEGHAQFYYDHQVPAYTVETLYDIIAGRYIALGMKNEEKSSFVFGFAAKAADYTPAALRSEGVR, encoded by the coding sequence ATGCGCAAAATGATTCTGCAATGCGGGGTGTTGGCCCTGAGCCTGTTGGCCGCCAACGTGATGGCCGCAGTGTCGCCGGAAGAAGCGGCCAAGCTCGGCACTACCCTGACCCCGGTGGGCGCCGAGAAGGCCGGTAACGCCGATGGTTCGATCCCGGCATGGACCGGTGGTATCCCGAAAAACGCCGGGGCGGTGGACAGCAAGGGTTTCCTCGCTGACCCGTTCGCCAATGAAAAGCCGCTGTTCGTGATCACCGCCGCTACGGTCGACCAGTACAAGGACAAACTCTCCGAAGGCCAGGTGGCGATGTTCAAGCGCTACCCGCAAACCTACAAGATTCCGGTGTACCCGACCCACCGCACGGTCAACCTGCCGCCGGAGATCTACGAGTCGATCAAGCGCAGCGCGCTCAACGTACACGCGATCAACGACGGCAACGGCCTGGAGAACTTCACCGGCAACCGCTACTACGCGTTCCCGATTCCGAAGAACGGCGTTGAGGTGCTGTGGAACCACATCACCCGTTACCACGGCGGCAACCTGCGCCGCATCATTACCCAGGCCACGCCGCAGACCAACGGCAGCTACACGCCGATCCGCTTCGAAGAAGAAGTGGCCGTGCCGCAGCTGATCCCGGACATGGACCCGGTCAAGGGCGCCAACGTACTGACCTTCTTCAAACAATCGGTGACCGCCCCGGCGCGCCTGGCCGGCAACGTACTGTTGGTGCATGAGACGCTCGACCAGGTGAAGGAACCGCGCCTGGCCTGGGTCTACAACGCCGGTCAGCGCCGGGTACGCCGTGCGCCGCAAGTGGCCTACGACGGGCCGGGCACTGCGGCCGACGGCCTGCGCACCTCGGATAACTTCGACATGTTCTCCGGCGCCCCGGACCGCTACGACTGGAAGCTGGTGGGCAAGAAGGAGATGTACATTCCCTACAACAGCTACAAGCTCGACTCGCCGACCCTCAAGTACGACGACATCATCAAGGCCGGCCACATCAACCAGGACCTGACCCGCTACGAGCTGCACCGGGTCTGGGAGGTGGTGGGTACCGTCAAGCCGAGCGAGCGGCACATCTACGCCAAGCGCCACATGTACATCGACGAAGACAGCTGGCAGGTGGCGCTGGTGGACCACTACGACGGCCGCGGCCAGCTGTGGCGTGTTGCTGAAGGTCACGCGCAGTTCTACTACGACCACCAGGTGCCGGCCTACACCGTCGAAACCCTGTACGACATCATCGCCGGGCGCTACATCGCCCTGGGCATGAAGAACGAAGAGAAGAGCAGCTTTGTGTTCGGCTTTGCGGCCAAGGCGGCCGACTACACGCCGGCAGCATTGCGCTCGGAAGGCGTGCGCTAA
- a CDS encoding LuxR C-terminal-related transcriptional regulator: protein MTAMTRCLDRPGFMPRLSPHHLLRPRLAVPLLNATARVKLLCAPAGSGKSALLAECALQAPSQCQVYWLPLNGVASDLCQRLAQSLGLDFVDEPTLLLALNRWQAPAWLFLDDFCRVPAPELDGLLDRILAASSPALTWWIGARRRPACNWPRLLLDDELWECSAAELAFDPSEIQHLAGPSADKVLQFSAGWCAGVRIGLLEGDGHPDKTLLDYLQHELFTGLAPELAEAWRVLAHLPRFNPSLCDHLFGFGDGGDYLRDLQTLGAFIEPWEESTDWLQVFPPLAQLMRAEPWPARRSWHRRACQWFTAAEDWQAAFEQALQAEEYEVAVSLLQHFSFEDLFRQQNAVLLLRLHEQHGDELMLGSAQLVGLVTAALLFAGRFDQAALCIDQLARFTPQPTAHLQRYLLARWQAQWGWLLHLGGEAARAREHFLEALQDLPESAWTSRLMCLSGLTQQALLRGELDVAQALNREALCLARSHGSLLLEALLELDHAQLLEQRGAPYRAQSLLENVQRMLVQQRLKAGPLMGRICLRRGHLALRQGHDGVAAECFESGLGMCLHSQDKRVLYGYLGLALLAANKGDYAQAFIQLRDAERLMQQRQVPDTVYRAVLLLLSGHFWLQQGRAELTLEAVTRVLRHYRGPKAKQAPPATLELIPRLEYLQVLAEVKLHRAEEPVARLSALLEAARQRGMLCLEAELHLVLGEVAWQVGDRPLAVRSLEAGLELAGRCQVQQAIRELRLRQPGLLSALGLEPQECPAAAGENPLSQRELEVLQLIAQGNSNLEIASQLFISLHTVKTHARRIHSKLGVERRTQAVAKAKTLGLMA, encoded by the coding sequence ATGACCGCCATGACCCGTTGTCTGGATCGTCCTGGATTCATGCCACGCTTGTCTCCCCATCATCTGTTGCGCCCGCGCCTGGCCGTGCCGCTGCTCAACGCCACTGCGCGGGTGAAGTTGCTCTGCGCCCCGGCCGGCAGTGGCAAGAGTGCATTGCTCGCCGAGTGCGCGTTGCAGGCGCCTTCGCAGTGCCAGGTGTACTGGTTGCCGCTGAATGGCGTGGCCTCGGATTTGTGTCAGCGCCTGGCGCAAAGCCTTGGCCTCGACTTTGTTGATGAGCCCACCTTGCTGCTGGCCCTGAACCGCTGGCAAGCGCCGGCCTGGTTGTTTCTCGATGACTTCTGCCGCGTGCCGGCGCCTGAACTGGATGGGTTGCTTGACCGCATTCTGGCGGCCAGCAGCCCGGCCTTGACCTGGTGGATCGGCGCGCGGCGGCGGCCGGCCTGCAACTGGCCCCGGCTGTTGCTTGATGATGAGCTGTGGGAATGCAGCGCTGCCGAGTTGGCGTTTGACCCCAGCGAAATCCAGCACTTGGCCGGGCCCAGTGCCGACAAGGTGTTGCAGTTCAGCGCCGGCTGGTGCGCCGGAGTGCGTATCGGATTGCTTGAAGGCGACGGGCACCCGGACAAAACCTTGCTCGACTACCTGCAACACGAACTGTTCACGGGCCTGGCGCCGGAATTGGCTGAGGCCTGGCGCGTGCTCGCGCACCTGCCACGCTTCAACCCGAGCTTGTGTGACCACCTGTTCGGCTTTGGTGACGGTGGCGACTACCTGCGAGACTTGCAGACGCTGGGCGCCTTTATCGAGCCCTGGGAGGAGTCCACCGACTGGCTGCAAGTCTTCCCGCCACTGGCCCAACTGATGCGCGCCGAACCCTGGCCAGCCAGGCGCTCCTGGCACCGGCGCGCGTGCCAATGGTTTACCGCCGCCGAGGACTGGCAAGCAGCGTTTGAGCAAGCGTTGCAGGCCGAAGAGTACGAAGTGGCCGTAAGCCTGTTGCAGCATTTCAGTTTTGAAGACCTGTTCCGCCAGCAAAACGCGGTGCTGTTGTTGCGCCTGCATGAGCAGCATGGTGATGAATTGATGCTGGGCTCGGCGCAACTGGTGGGCTTGGTCACGGCGGCGTTGCTGTTTGCCGGGCGTTTCGACCAGGCGGCGTTGTGCATTGACCAACTGGCGCGTTTCACTCCGCAACCGACCGCGCACCTGCAGCGTTATCTGCTGGCCCGCTGGCAGGCGCAATGGGGCTGGCTGTTGCATCTGGGCGGCGAAGCCGCACGGGCCCGGGAACATTTTCTCGAAGCCCTGCAAGACTTGCCCGAGAGCGCCTGGACGTCGCGCCTGATGTGCCTGTCGGGCCTGACCCAGCAAGCCTTGCTGCGTGGCGAGCTGGACGTGGCCCAGGCGCTGAACCGCGAGGCGTTGTGCCTGGCGCGCTCCCACGGCTCACTGCTGTTGGAGGCATTGTTGGAGCTCGATCATGCGCAGTTGCTGGAGCAGCGCGGCGCGCCGTATCGGGCCCAGAGCCTGCTGGAAAATGTGCAGCGCATGCTGGTGCAACAGCGGCTTAAAGCCGGGCCGTTGATGGGGCGGATTTGCTTGCGACGTGGGCACCTGGCGCTGCGCCAGGGCCACGACGGCGTGGCCGCCGAATGCTTCGAATCCGGCCTGGGCATGTGCCTGCACAGCCAGGACAAACGCGTGCTCTACGGCTACCTGGGACTGGCGCTATTGGCCGCCAACAAGGGCGATTACGCCCAGGCGTTTATCCAGTTGCGCGACGCTGAGCGCCTGATGCAGCAACGCCAGGTGCCCGACACCGTCTATCGCGCCGTATTGCTGTTGCTCAGCGGGCATTTCTGGCTGCAACAGGGTCGCGCCGAACTGACCCTGGAGGCGGTGACCCGGGTGCTGCGGCACTACCGTGGCCCCAAGGCGAAACAAGCACCGCCGGCCACCCTGGAGTTGATCCCCAGGCTTGAATATTTGCAGGTGCTGGCCGAAGTGAAATTGCATCGCGCCGAAGAGCCTGTCGCCCGCCTGAGTGCGTTACTGGAGGCCGCCCGTCAGCGGGGCATGCTGTGCCTGGAAGCGGAGTTGCACTTGGTGCTGGGGGAAGTGGCCTGGCAAGTCGGCGATCGCCCGTTGGCCGTGCGCTCGCTGGAAGCCGGATTGGAACTGGCGGGGCGTTGCCAGGTACAGCAGGCGATTCGCGAGCTGCGCCTCAGGCAACCGGGGTTGTTGAGTGCATTGGGGCTGGAACCGCAGGAATGCCCGGCGGCGGCGGGGGAAAATCCCCTGAGCCAGCGCGAACTTGAGGTGCTGCAACTGATTGCCCAGGGCAATTCCAATCTGGAAATTGCCAGCCAATTGTTTATCTCGCTGCATACGGTAAAAACCCATGCGCGGAGGATTCACAGCAAGTTGGGGGTGGAGCGGCGCACCCAAGCGGTGGCGAAAGCCAAGACGCTGGGCTTGATGGCCTGA
- a CDS encoding IclR family transcriptional regulator: MEKPPAPRDTGKQKVRSAEVGTDILKALAELSPATSLSRLAEHVQMPASKVHRYLQALIASGFAEQNTATNHYGLGREALRVGLAALGSMDVLKVAALPLAELRDELNETCFLAVWGNQGATVVHIEPAVRAVTVVTQLGSVLPLLSSSTGLVFSAFLPSRETVELREREIQAGVAHALADDQEYATTCEQIRQRGLHFVHGLLMPGVDALSAPVFNAVGQVAAVLTVVGPTSLFHADEDGPAAKRLLAATQAVSWRMGYQP; encoded by the coding sequence ATGGAAAAGCCGCCCGCCCCCCGCGACACCGGTAAACAGAAAGTCCGCTCGGCTGAAGTGGGCACCGACATCCTCAAGGCCCTGGCTGAACTGTCGCCGGCCACCTCGTTGTCGCGCCTGGCCGAGCACGTGCAAATGCCGGCGAGCAAGGTCCACCGCTATTTGCAGGCGCTGATTGCCTCGGGTTTTGCCGAACAGAACACCGCCACCAACCATTACGGCCTGGGCCGCGAAGCCTTGCGCGTGGGGCTGGCCGCGCTGGGCAGCATGGACGTGCTGAAAGTCGCCGCCCTGCCCCTGGCGGAACTGCGGGATGAGTTGAATGAAACCTGCTTCCTGGCCGTCTGGGGTAACCAGGGCGCGACGGTGGTGCATATCGAGCCGGCGGTGCGCGCGGTGACGGTGGTCACGCAATTGGGCTCGGTGTTGCCGTTGCTCAGTTCGTCCACCGGGCTGGTGTTCAGTGCGTTCCTGCCGTCGCGGGAAACCGTGGAGTTGCGCGAGCGGGAGATTCAGGCGGGCGTTGCCCATGCGTTGGCGGATGACCAGGAATACGCGACCACCTGTGAGCAGATCCGCCAGCGCGGCTTGCACTTTGTGCATGGTTTGCTGATGCCGGGTGTGGACGCGTTGTCGGCGCCGGTGTTCAACGCGGTCGGGCAAGTGGCGGCGGTGTTGACCGTGGTGGGGCCGACGTCGCTGTTCCATGCCGATGAAGACGGCCCGGCGGCGAAGCGTTTGCTGGCGGCGACCCAGGCGGTGAGTTGGCGCATGGGTTATCAGCCGTAA
- the hmgA gene encoding homogentisate 1,2-dioxygenase, which yields MTLEYQSGFGNEFATEALPGALPVGQNAPQKAPYGLYTELFSGTAFTMARSEARRTWLYRIQPSANHPAFVKLERQLAGGPLGAVTPNRLRWNPLDIPGEPTDFVDGLVGMVANSGSEKPSGISIYNYRANRSMDRVFFNADGELLIVPEQGRLRIATELGVLEVEPLEIVVLPRGLKFRVELLDAQARGYVAENHGAPLRLPDLGPIGSNGLANPRDFLTPVAHYEDLKQPTTLVQKFLGELWGCQLDHSPLNVVAWHGNNVPYKYDLRRFNTIGTVSFDHPDPSIFTVLTSPTSVHGLANLDFVIFPPRWMVAENTFRPPWFHRNLMNEYMGLIQGAYDAKAEGFVPGGASLHSCMSAHGPDGETCTKAINATLEPHKIDNTMAFMFETSQVLRPTQFALECSQLQPSYDACWASLPATFNPNRR from the coding sequence ATGACCCTCGAATACCAATCGGGTTTTGGCAATGAATTTGCCACTGAAGCCTTGCCCGGTGCATTGCCCGTCGGCCAGAACGCCCCGCAGAAAGCGCCCTACGGGCTGTACACCGAACTCTTTTCCGGCACCGCCTTCACCATGGCCCGCAGCGAAGCCCGGCGCACCTGGTTGTACCGCATCCAGCCGTCGGCCAATCACCCGGCGTTCGTCAAGCTGGAACGGCAATTGGCCGGTGGACCGCTGGGCGCTGTGACGCCCAACCGCCTGCGCTGGAACCCGCTGGATATTCCGGGTGAGCCGACAGATTTCGTCGATGGCCTTGTAGGCATGGTCGCCAATTCCGGATCGGAAAAACCCTCGGGCATCAGCATCTACAACTACCGCGCCAACCGTTCGATGGACCGCGTGTTCTTCAACGCGGACGGCGAACTGTTGATTGTTCCCGAGCAGGGCCGCCTGCGCATTGCGACCGAACTGGGTGTGCTGGAAGTCGAGCCACTGGAAATCGTCGTGCTGCCCCGCGGCCTGAAATTCCGCGTCGAACTGCTGGATGCCCAGGCCCGCGGTTACGTCGCCGAGAACCATGGCGCGCCACTGCGCCTGCCGGACCTTGGTCCTATCGGCAGCAACGGCCTGGCCAACCCACGGGATTTCCTCACGCCCGTCGCCCATTACGAAGACCTCAAGCAACCGACCACGCTGGTGCAGAAATTCCTCGGCGAACTGTGGGGCTGCCAGCTCGACCATTCGCCGCTGAACGTGGTGGCGTGGCACGGCAACAACGTGCCGTACAAATACGACCTGCGTCGTTTCAACACCATCGGCACCGTGAGCTTCGATCACCCGGACCCATCGATCTTCACCGTATTGACCTCGCCCACCAGCGTGCACGGCCTGGCCAACCTCGATTTCGTGATCTTCCCGCCCCGCTGGATGGTCGCCGAAAACACCTTCCGGCCACCGTGGTTCCACCGCAACCTGATGAACGAATACATGGGCCTGATCCAGGGTGCCTACGACGCCAAGGCCGAAGGCTTCGTGCCCGGCGGCGCGTCGTTGCACAGCTGCATGAGCGCCCACGGCCCGGATGGCGAGACCTGCACCAAAGCCATCAACGCGACGCTTGAGCCCCACAAGATTGATAACACCATGGCGTTCATGTTCGAGACCAGCCAGGTGCTGCGTCCCACCCAGTTCGCCCTTGAATGCTCGCAGCTGCAACCTTCCTACGACGCTTGCTGGGCCTCGCTCCCTGCAACCTTCAACCCGAATCGGAGATAA
- the fahA gene encoding fumarylacetoacetase: MTQPNLTRSWVVSANGHRDFPLQNLPLGVFSVNGSAPRSGVAIGEQILDLHAALECFEGEARRAVEATAGGQLNAFFELGRGPRVALRERLLELLAEGSDQQGKLQAALHPAADCQMHLPARINDYTDFYVGIEHAQNVGKLFRPDNPLLPNYKYVPIGYHGRASTIRPSGTEVRRPKGQTLPAGQTEPTFGPCARLDYELELGIWIGQGNAMGDSIAIGDAADHIAGFCLLNDWSARDIQAWEYQPLGPFLSKSFITSISPWVVTAEALEPFRKAQPARPEGDPQPLPYLLDKRDQAAGGFDIELEVLLTTASMREQNLPAHRLTLSNTQHMYWTVAQMVAHHSVNGCQLQAGDLFGSGTLSGPEAGQFGSLLEITEGGKKPIELASGEVRKFLEDGDEIILRARCTRDGFASIGFGECRGTVVAAR, translated from the coding sequence ATGACGCAGCCTAATCTCACCCGCAGTTGGGTGGTTTCCGCCAACGGTCACCGGGATTTCCCGCTGCAAAACCTGCCGTTGGGGGTGTTCAGCGTTAATGGCTCGGCACCGCGCAGTGGCGTGGCGATTGGCGAGCAGATTCTTGATCTGCACGCCGCGCTGGAATGCTTTGAAGGCGAAGCCCGCCGGGCCGTTGAAGCCACCGCTGGCGGCCAACTGAACGCATTTTTCGAACTCGGCCGTGGCCCGCGCGTGGCCCTGCGCGAACGCCTGCTGGAACTGTTGGCCGAAGGCAGCGACCAGCAAGGCAAACTGCAAGCTGCGCTGCACCCGGCTGCCGATTGCCAAATGCACCTGCCGGCCAGGATCAACGACTACACCGACTTCTACGTGGGCATCGAGCACGCGCAAAACGTCGGCAAGCTGTTCCGCCCGGACAACCCGCTGCTGCCCAACTACAAGTATGTGCCGATCGGCTACCACGGCCGCGCGTCGACGATTCGCCCGTCGGGCACCGAGGTCCGCCGCCCGAAAGGCCAGACCCTGCCAGCCGGCCAGACCGAGCCGACCTTCGGCCCCTGCGCACGCCTGGACTACGAGCTGGAGCTGGGCATCTGGATCGGCCAGGGCAATGCCATGGGCGACTCGATTGCCATCGGCGACGCGGCTGATCACATCGCCGGTTTCTGCCTGCTCAACGACTGGTCGGCGCGGGATATCCAGGCCTGGGAATACCAGCCGCTGGGCCCGTTCCTGTCGAAGAGTTTCATCACCAGCATTTCGCCATGGGTGGTGACGGCTGAAGCCCTGGAACCGTTCCGCAAGGCACAGCCGGCGCGCCCTGAAGGCGACCCGCAACCACTGCCATACTTGCTGGACAAGCGCGACCAGGCTGCCGGTGGTTTTGATATCGAACTGGAAGTGCTGCTGACCACCGCCTCGATGCGTGAGCAGAACCTGCCGGCCCATCGCTTGACCCTGAGCAATACCCAACACATGTACTGGACCGTCGCGCAGATGGTTGCGCACCACAGCGTCAATGGCTGCCAGTTGCAGGCGGGTGACCTGTTTGGTTCGGGCACCTTGTCGGGGCCTGAAGCCGGACAATTCGGCAGCCTGCTGGAAATCACCGAGGGCGGTAAAAAGCCGATCGAACTGGCCTCCGGCGAGGTGCGGAAATTCCTCGAAGACGGCGACGAAATCATCCTGCGTGCCCGCTGCACCCGCGACGGGTTTGCCTCCATCGGCTTCGGCGAATGCCGGGGTACCGTGGTCGCGGCGCGCTGA
- the maiA gene encoding maleylacetoacetate isomerase: MELYTYYRSTSSYRVRIALALKGLGFTAVPVNLLVPKGGANRQPEYLAINPQGRVPALRTDEGDVLIQSPAIIEYLEERYPQVPLLSTDLATRAHERAVASIIGCDIHPLHNSSTQNLLKQWGHDEAQVLEWIGHWISQGLAAVEQLIGDQGYCFGEQPGMADTFLIPQLYAAERFKVSLAAYPRIQRVAGLAAQHPAFMAAHPANQPDTPPV; encoded by the coding sequence ATGGAACTCTATACCTACTACCGCTCCACTTCGTCGTACCGGGTGCGGATTGCGCTGGCCCTCAAGGGCCTGGGCTTCACCGCCGTGCCGGTCAACCTGCTGGTGCCCAAGGGCGGCGCCAACCGCCAGCCGGAATACCTGGCGATCAACCCGCAAGGTCGCGTGCCGGCCTTGCGCACCGATGAGGGTGATGTGTTGATTCAGTCGCCGGCGATCATCGAGTACCTGGAGGAACGTTATCCACAGGTGCCGTTGCTCTCCACGGATCTGGCAACCCGTGCCCATGAGCGCGCGGTGGCGTCGATCATCGGTTGCGACATTCATCCGCTGCACAACTCCAGTACCCAGAATCTGCTCAAGCAATGGGGGCACGATGAAGCGCAGGTGCTGGAGTGGATCGGGCACTGGATCAGCCAGGGCCTGGCGGCGGTTGAGCAGTTGATTGGTGATCAGGGTTATTGCTTTGGCGAGCAGCCGGGGATGGCGGATACGTTCCTGATTCCACAGTTGTATGCGGCCGAGCGGTTCAAGGTGTCGCTGGCGGCGTACCCGCGCATTCAGCGGGTGGCGGGGTTGGCGGCGCAGCATCCGGCGTTCATGGCGGCTCATCCCGCCAACCAACCCGATACCCCACCAGTCTGA
- a CDS encoding aromatic acid/H+ symport family MFS transporter — protein sequence MHNQIASFRAALDARPVSRYQWLILLLLALLLVTDGYDAQVLGYVVPALAKDWGLEKAAFGPVFSANLLGLTLGSLAVTPLADRFGVRRILLCCVLIYASLTVLMVFANSLNTLMAARFICGIGMGGAMPSAMALMSEYSPPRLRTLMVTLAACGFSFGGAAGGFVAAGFIDSFGWQAVFLAGGVTPLLLFPFLAWMLPESLPRLLRDAPPYARLQKVTARMLPGWQPPPASEAENRQEQGSKLTVVELFRHGYARPTLLLWATFFVSLILLYFMISWLPSLLLESGLGLNEANLVTSMFLFAGTLGAIGMAWIADRLKSKVRLLSGVLAAAAVCTILLGLNHDNPRYLVACVFAAGFCIIGGQLTLNAFASNFYPAHVRATGTGWALGVGRFGSILGPLFGSLLLAMHIPVQQIFFFCAIPAVIAALLIIQVRSPVNAPQSSAANAPAVRSGVDAGSGLR from the coding sequence ATGCACAATCAGATTGCCAGCTTTCGTGCGGCACTCGACGCCCGTCCGGTGTCGCGCTATCAGTGGTTGATTCTCCTGTTGCTGGCACTGTTGCTGGTCACCGATGGCTACGACGCCCAGGTCCTGGGCTACGTAGTACCGGCGCTGGCCAAGGACTGGGGCTTGGAAAAAGCCGCGTTCGGCCCGGTGTTCAGCGCCAACCTGCTGGGGCTGACGCTGGGCTCCCTGGCCGTCACGCCGCTGGCGGATCGCTTCGGGGTGCGGCGCATCCTGCTGTGCTGCGTGCTGATCTACGCCAGCCTCACGGTGCTGATGGTGTTCGCCAACTCTCTCAATACCTTGATGGCCGCCCGCTTTATCTGCGGCATCGGCATGGGCGGTGCAATGCCCAGCGCCATGGCCTTGATGTCGGAATACTCACCACCCCGCCTGCGAACATTGATGGTGACGCTCGCCGCCTGTGGCTTCTCTTTCGGCGGTGCGGCCGGTGGTTTTGTCGCGGCCGGGTTTATCGACAGCTTCGGCTGGCAGGCGGTGTTCCTCGCCGGTGGTGTGACGCCATTGCTGTTGTTTCCGTTTCTTGCCTGGATGTTGCCCGAATCCCTGCCACGCCTGCTGCGTGATGCACCGCCGTATGCGCGCCTGCAAAAAGTCACCGCGCGAATGCTGCCAGGCTGGCAACCGCCGCCAGCGAGCGAGGCTGAAAACCGCCAGGAGCAAGGCAGCAAACTGACGGTGGTGGAGCTGTTCCGCCATGGTTATGCGCGCCCGACCTTGCTGCTGTGGGCGACGTTTTTTGTCAGCCTGATCCTGCTGTATTTCATGATCAGCTGGCTGCCTTCGCTGTTGCTGGAAAGCGGTTTGGGCCTGAACGAAGCCAATCTGGTGACCTCGATGTTCCTGTTCGCCGGGACCTTGGGCGCCATCGGCATGGCCTGGATTGCCGACCGGCTCAAAAGCAAAGTGCGCCTACTGTCCGGCGTGCTGGCAGCGGCTGCGGTGTGCACCATCCTGCTGGGGCTGAATCACGACAATCCGCGGTATCTGGTGGCCTGCGTGTTTGCGGCGGGCTTCTGCATCATCGGCGGTCAACTGACCCTGAACGCGTTCGCCAGTAACTTCTACCCGGCTCACGTGCGGGCCACCGGTACAGGCTGGGCACTGGGTGTCGGGCGGTTCGGGTCGATCCTGGGGCCGCTGTTCGGCAGCCTGCTGCTGGCGATGCACATACCGGTGCAGCAGATTTTCTTCTTCTGCGCGATTCCGGCGGTGATAGCGGCGTTGTTGATTATCCAGGTGCGCTCGCCAGTCAATGCACCACAGAGTTCGGCGGCAAATGCCCCAGCCGTTCGGTCAGGCGTAGACGCTGGATCGGGTCTTCGCTGA
- a CDS encoding SirB1 family protein: MKPRDAFFACLERSPPALFEAALWMAAEHDPAVDPLAILQDFKVLQQLVSLSMPMLPADELGQPLLRRMNDLGFAQDDHTPLRPAAALLDKVLKRKRGQPLALGLIALELARRLDIPLVGVNFPGHFLLRVPGADHLLDPCGGRRLYPNDCRDLLTRQYGPNLKLQADHLHTAEPRSILQRLSRNLRQLHLSNDDHLAALVDAERVLELGNASAADYLARASLYQRLDCPNAERFDLEHALMLSEDPIQRLRLTERLGHLPPNSVVH; this comes from the coding sequence ATGAAGCCCCGCGACGCCTTTTTTGCCTGCCTGGAACGGTCACCGCCCGCGCTGTTTGAAGCCGCGCTGTGGATGGCGGCCGAGCACGACCCGGCGGTGGACCCCTTGGCCATCCTGCAGGACTTCAAGGTATTGCAGCAATTGGTCAGCCTCAGCATGCCGATGCTGCCGGCGGATGAACTCGGACAACCGTTGCTGCGGCGCATGAACGACCTGGGGTTCGCCCAGGATGACCACACCCCGCTGCGCCCCGCCGCCGCGCTGCTGGACAAGGTGTTGAAGCGTAAACGCGGGCAGCCGCTGGCTCTCGGGCTGATTGCCCTGGAGCTGGCGCGGCGCCTGGACATTCCGCTGGTGGGCGTCAACTTCCCGGGGCACTTCCTGTTGCGGGTGCCGGGCGCCGATCACCTGCTCGACCCCTGCGGCGGCCGACGCCTGTACCCCAACGATTGCCGCGACCTGCTGACCCGCCAGTACGGGCCCAATCTCAAGTTGCAGGCCGACCACCTGCACACCGCCGAGCCGCGATCGATCCTGCAACGGCTGTCGCGTAATCTGCGCCAGTTGCACCTGTCCAACGACGACCACCTGGCCGCTCTGGTGGACGCCGAACGCGTGCTGGAGCTGGGCAATGCCAGCGCCGCCGATTACCTGGCCCGGGCCAGTTTGTATCAGCGCCTGGATTGCCCGAACGCCGAGCGTTTTGACCTGGAACACGCGTTGATGCTCAGCGAAGACCCGATCCAGCGTCTACGCCTGACCGAACGGCTGGGGCATTTGCCGCCGAACTCTGTGGTGCATTGA